In Helianthus annuus cultivar XRQ/B chromosome 3, HanXRQr2.0-SUNRISE, whole genome shotgun sequence, a single window of DNA contains:
- the LOC110930735 gene encoding phosphatidylinositol 4-phosphate 5-kinase 1, with product MRQKKPIIQFVEQQQQQQQQHYSDSKNPNFKTQIKLSSNYNELQNPQTTMQKPLFFNHQNQSNLMKNHHNRRTHKSLICCSSSEALLATKAVASKLLKLKTPSRVVILLCFPSIYLFSLNYHKIFYLYLLFLIIIAISLLSVLNLASIRLFAARSFPILSFFNASKTRTPVVWSIGSKNRFEENTVSGLLVKVYSNGDVYEGEFYKGKCSGSGVYYYNMNGRYEGDWVDQKYDGYGVETWAKGSRYRGQYRQGLRHGFGVYRFYVGDMYAGEWVKGQCHGYGVHTCEDGSKYFGEFKAGVKHGLGHYHFRNGDKYAGEYFADRMHGFGVYKFANGHRYEGGWHEGKRQGFGLYTFRHGDTQSGHWEDGVLSTNQQYPMPACHAKVLKAVEEARRIAEKAMAKTGVDEKVNRAVAAANRAANAARVVAVKAVQRRVHHHDDPTLVIV from the exons ATGCGTCAGAAGAAACCCATCATTCAATTCgttgaacaacaacaacaacaacaacaacaacattatTCCGATTCAAAAAACCCCAATttcaaaacccaaatcaaactCTCATCCAATTACAATgaacttcaaaacccacaaacCACAATGCAAAAACCTCTGTTTTTCAACCATCAAAATCAATCTAACCTCATGAAAAACCACCATAATAGAAGAACCCACAAGTCTTTAATCTGTTGTTCATCTTCCGAAGCTCTTTTAGCCACAAAGGCAGTTGCTTCAAAGCTCTTGAAGCTTAAAACCCCTTCAAGAGTTGTTATCCTCCTCTGTTTTCCTTCAATCTACCTTTTTTCGTTAAATTATCACAAAATCTTCTATCTTTATCTACTTTTCTTGATAATCATTGCCATTAGTCTTCTATCTGTTCTTAATCTTGCTTCAATTCGGTTATTTGCGGCTAGAAGTTTCCCAATTTTGAGTTTTTTTAACGCATCAAAAACACGCACACCAGTTGTTTGGTCAATTGGCTCAAAGAACCGGTTTGAGGAGAACACAGTTTCTGGGTTGCTGGTGAAGGTGTACAGCAATGGGGATGTGTATGAGGGTGAGTTTTATAAAGGAAAGTGTTCTGGAAGTGGGGTGTATTACTACAACATGAATGGTAGATATGAAGGTGATTGGGTTGACCAGAAGTATGATGGTTATGGTGTTGAAACATGGGCTAAAGGGAGCAGGTATAGAGGGCAATATAGGCAAGGATTGAGACATGGGTTTGGGGTTTATAGGTTTTATGTTGGAGATATGTATGCTGGTGAATGGGTTAAGGGTCAGTGTCATGGGTATGGTGTTCATACTTGTGAAGATGGTAGCAAGTATTTTGGAGAGTTTAAAGCAGGTGTTAAACATGGGCTTGGTCATTATCATTTCAG AAACGGTGACAAGTATGCTGGCGAGTATTTTGCAGACAGAATGCATGGTTTCGGTGTATATAAATTTGCAAATGGACATCGTTATGAAGGTGGTTGGCATGAAGGAAAAAGACAAGGGTTCGGTTTGTATACTTTCAGACACGGCGACACTCAGTCTGGTCACTGGGAAGACGGTGTTCTTAGCACCAATCAACAGTATCCTATGCCTGCTTGTCATGCCAAAGTTCTTAAAGCAGTTGAG GAAGCCAGACGAATAGCTGAGAAAGCAATGGCTAAAACCGGTGTGGATGAGAAAGTGAATAGAGCGGTGGCAGCAGCCAACAGGGCGGCAAATGCAGCGAGGGTGGTGGCAGTTAAGGCGGTGCAGCGGCGTGTGCACCACCATGATGATCCTACGCTAGTCATTGTCTGA
- the LOC110930734 gene encoding 60S ribosomal protein L37a has product MTKRTKKAGIVGKYGTRYGASLRKQIKKMEVSQHSKFFCEFCGKYAVKRKAVGIWGCKDCGKVKAGGAYTLNTASAVTVRSTIRRLREQTES; this is encoded by the exons ATG ACAAAGAGGACAAAGAAGGCTGGGATTGTTGGAAAGTATG GTACCCGTTACGGTGCTAGTCTGCGAAAGCAGATCAAGAAGATGGAGGTCAGCCAGCACAGCAAGTTTTTCTGTGAATTTTGTGGAAAG TACGCTGTGAAGAGGAAAGCTGTTGGCATTTGGGGCTGCAAAGACTGTGGCAAAGTCAAAGCCGGCGGTGCATACACGTTGAA TACTGCTAGTGCGGTCACAGTCAGGAGCACAATTCGAAGGCTGAGGGAGCAAACCGAGAGTTAG